The following DNA comes from Deltaproteobacteria bacterium.
TTCCCATGGAAAAAATCGATCCGCCGGAGCTTGAGCAGACCTTGCGTGCATTGACTGTGGGCCGTATCAGTGACATCGTCCGTGTGGGCAGGTCCTTTGTTATCTATTTCGTGAAAGACAGGAGGGAACCGGTCCTTGATCCCTATGAGCAGGTGGCTGATGTTGCCTGGAAAAAGGCGGAACAGGATCGCAGGGCATCGGCCCAGGCCAGGCTGCGCCGCAAGCTGGAAAACAAGTGGGGCGTAAAATACCTTGACCCGGAATGGATGTCAAAAAATACGGAAAAGGGTCCCTGAAAAAACTCATTTGCAGCCCTGCTCATCTTTCAGCATGCCTTTGATTATGCTTCATTCCTCAGAAATTCCAAGTCTTGCATCTTGTGCCTTGTAAACAGAATTCATTTTTGTGGTGTTATCAAAAATGAGACTGACTGAACTCTGGAAATTTCGATGGCTGTTTCTGAATCTGCTCTTAAGAGAGATCAAAAATCGCTATGTCGGCAGTTTAAGCGGCATATTTTCAATGATATTCAATCCGCTGGCACTGCTGGCAATCTATGCCTTTGTATTTGCCACCATACTTCGCATAAAATTTCCTGCGCTAGCGGAACATAATTTCACCGTATTTTTAGCCCTTGCCTTATGGCCGTGGCTGGCCTTTCAGGAAGGAACTCAGCGGGGAACAGTCTCGGTACAGAGCAATGGGAGCCTGGTCAAAAAGGTGGCGTTTCCTCACGAGCTTCTGGTGTATTCTGCCGTAACGGCAACCTATATAGTTCACCTGGTCGGCTTCTTACTTGTCCTGTTGGCACTGGTTCTTTTTGGTTCAGCCATAAACTTATTGGCGTTACCGCTGGTTATTTCTATTCTGGGCGTACAGTTTCTCTTTACCCTCGGCCTGGCGCTTGCTTTAGCTGCAATGCAAGTCCTGCTGAAGGACACGGGACAATATCTTTCTCCGGTGTTTATGATCTGGTTTTATGCTACCCCGATTCTCTATCCTGCCAGTCTCGTTCCAGCATCCATGCAGCAGGTTATCATGCTTAATCCAATGGCCTATTTTACCGGTCGCATACGCGATCTGCTGCTCTATAAAAATTGTCAATTCGGATTGGTGGATGC
Coding sequences within:
- a CDS encoding phosphate ABC transporter permease; the protein is MRLTELWKFRWLFLNLLLREIKNRYVGSLSGIFSMIFNPLALLAIYAFVFATILRIKFPALAEHNFTVFLALALWPWLAFQEGTQRGTVSVQSNGSLVKKVAFPHELLVYSAVTATYIVHLVGFLLVLLALVLFGSAINLLALPLVISILGVQFLFTLGLALALAAMQVLLKDTGQYLSPVFMIWFYATPILYPASLVPASMQQVIMLNPMAYFTGRIRDLLLYKNCQFGLVDAAEIAGAVLFLLLARLFFNRLSPHFEDFL